The Oxyura jamaicensis isolate SHBP4307 breed ruddy duck chromosome Z, BPBGC_Ojam_1.0, whole genome shotgun sequence genome window below encodes:
- the PTGER4 gene encoding prostaglandin E2 receptor EP4 subtype: MSFSPTIMPPANGSANGTAGGAEGGKPPTIPTVMFIFGVVGNLIAIVVLCKSRKEQKETTFYTLVCGLAVTDLLGTCLVSPVTIATYLQNRWPGGDALCEYSSFILLFFGLSGLSIICAMSIERYLAINHAYFYNHYVDKKLAGLTLFAIYASNVLFCALPSMGLGKSTRQYPDTWCFIDWRAKKATHAAYSYMYAGFSSFLIMVTVICNILVCVALIRMHRQFMRRTSLGTDTTSSRLSDFRRRRSFRRMAGAEIQMVILLIATSLVVLICSIPLVVRVFVNQLYQPKLVEDVRQNPDLQAIRIASVNPILDPWVYILLRKTVLSKAIEKIKCLFCRIGGARRQHSGSNFNCVDGRRTSSAVSSQSPSFISRELREISSTSQTLLYPPELSESSVGGRVLLPGPSASLAQSDTTSVRTLRSSETSDSSHGQDSESVFLVNEIRSGGGASSTSKGSPLQVTFPTETLNLSEKCI, encoded by the exons ATGTCCTTCAGCCCCACCATCATGCCACCTGCCAACGGCTCCGCCAACGGGACCGCCGGCGGGGCCGAGGGCGGGAAGCCCCCCACCATCCCCACCGTCATGTTCATCTTCGGCGTGGTGGGCAACCTCATCGCCATCGTGGTGCTCTGCAAGTCCCggaaggagcagaaggagaCCACTTTCTACACACTGGTCTGCGGGCTGGCGGTCACCGACCTGCTGGGAACCTGCCTGGTGAGTCCGGTCACTATTGCCACTTACCTGCAGAATCGCTGGCCAGGAGGAGACGCGCTGTGCGAGTACAGCtccttcatcctcctcttctttGGACTGTCTGGCCTCAGCATTATCTGTGCCATGTCAATAGAAAGGTACCTGGCCATCAACCATGCCTATTTCTACAACCATTACGTAGATAAGAAGCTGGCGGGGCTCACGCTTTTCGCCATCTACGCTTCCAACGTCTTGTTCTGTGCACTCCCCAGCATGGGGCTCGGCAAATCGACCCGGCAGTACCCTGACACTTGGTGTTTCATAGACTGGCGAGCAAAGAAGGCCACTCATGCAGCATATTCCTACATGTACGCTGGCTTCAGCTCCTTCCTGATCATGGTTACAGTGATCTGCAACATCCTGGTCTGCGTGGCCCTAATTCGCATGCACCGCCAGTTCATGCGACGCACATCCCTGGGGACAGACACCACCTCCAGCCGCTTATCTGACTTTCGCAGACGCCGGAGCTTCCGTCGGATGGCCGGAGCAGAGATCCAGATGGTTATTCTGCTCATTGCCACTTCCCTGGTGGTGCTCATCTGCTCCATTCCTCTGGTG GTCCGTGTCTTCGTGAACCAGCTCTATCAGCCTAAATTAGTGGAGGATGTGAGGCAAAACCCCGACCTGCAAGCCATCCGCATTGCCTCGGTGAACCCCATTTTGGACCCATGGGTCTACATCCTCCTCCGCAAGACTGTGCTCAGCAAAGCCATCGAGAAGATCAAGTGTCTCTTCTGCCGCATTGGAGGGGCCCGGAGGCAGCACTCGGGGAGCAATTTCAACTGCGTGGATGGCCGCAGGACCTCTTCCGCTGTGTCAAGTCAGTCGCCCTCCTTCATCTCCCGTGAGCTGCGGGAGATCAGCAGCACCTCACAAACACTGCTCTATCCCCCGGAGTTAAGTGAAAGCAGCGTCGGGGGGCGCGTGCTGCTTCCCGGCCCCAGCGCAAGTCTGGCTCAGTCTGACACTACATCCGTAAGGACACTGCGCAGCTCAGAGACCTCAGACTCTTCACACGGGCAGGACTCAGAGAGTGTCTTCCTGGTGAACGAGATCAGGTCTGGTGGTGGGGCCAGCTCAACTTCCAAGGGCAGCCCCCTCCAGGTCACCTTCCCCACAGAGACACTGAATTTATCAGAGAAGTGTATATAG